Genomic DNA from Amycolatopsis alba DSM 44262:
ACCACCACGCCCACCCCCCGGTTCGCCCTGGGCACGTTCACCCCGGCCCCCGGTCGCGGTTCACTCGGCAAGATGCTGCGCACGCACGCGAAGGTCGAGGCGAGCCTGACCCTGCGCCACGGCGAGCAGATCCTGCTGACCCTGCTCATCCCGCTCGCCCTGCTGATCGGCTTGTCGCTGCTGGACATCCTGCCGTCGGCACAACTCGGCGATGCGTCCAAAGTGGACTGGATCACGCCGAGGATCCTGGCGCTCGCGGTGATGTCGTCCGCGTTCACCGGGCAGGCCATCGCGCTGGGCTTCGACCGCCGGTACGGCGTGCTCAAACGGCTTTCCGCCACCGCGCTGCCCCGCTGGCTGCTCGTCGCGGGCCGGGTGGCCGCCGCGCTGGTCGTGGTCGCGC
This window encodes:
- a CDS encoding ABC transporter permease, yielding MTTTPTPRFALGTFTPAPGRGSLGKMLRTHAKVEASLTLRHGEQILLTLLIPLALLIGLSLLDILPSAQLGDASKVDWITPRILALAVMSSAFTGQAIALGFDRRYGVLKRLSATALPRWLLVAGRVAAALVVVALQAVILGVVAALLGWSPSLGGILGAVPFLIVGTLAFGALGLLLGGALRAEAVLALANIVWFVLLLAGGILLAPSTMPSGLATIVELLPSGALAEGLRSVLLDGSFGWGPFAVLVGWGVVAGALASKTTKLT